Proteins encoded in a region of the Novibacillus thermophilus genome:
- a CDS encoding endonuclease/exonuclease/phosphatase family protein, which yields MKRTKRFVVSILALSVVLSGFTVLPLVFHNGIAAAKDKGKPVSSGKLRVMSYNLRYASDVPPNSWEERRPVMRKLLQRKRPDVIGTQEGVYHQLKHIHQDLPGYEWIGLGREGGSKGEFMAVFYNANRLQPQEYDHYWLSDTPEVIGSTSWGNTIPRMVTWVRFLDVKTKKEFYLVNTHFDHVSEEAREKSARLIVERALDFDPELPIVLTGDFNTGPSTAPYETLVNDGSFVDLWESADKRIGEGLGTFNGFEDVTGGGAEQRIDWIMARGSVTAKTIEISNFQQHGQFPSDHFPVVADIKMR from the coding sequence ATGAAAAGGACGAAGCGCTTCGTTGTAAGTATTCTCGCCTTGTCTGTTGTTCTCAGTGGATTTACGGTACTGCCGCTTGTCTTTCACAACGGCATCGCCGCCGCCAAAGACAAAGGGAAACCTGTCTCGTCCGGCAAGCTGCGGGTGATGAGTTACAATTTGCGCTACGCCAGTGACGTCCCGCCAAACTCGTGGGAAGAGCGTCGACCAGTCATGCGAAAGCTGCTCCAGCGCAAACGACCTGATGTGATCGGCACACAAGAAGGCGTCTACCACCAACTAAAACATATCCACCAAGACTTGCCTGGATACGAATGGATCGGACTGGGCCGGGAAGGCGGCAGTAAGGGTGAGTTCATGGCGGTCTTCTACAACGCTAACCGCCTGCAACCGCAAGAATATGATCATTACTGGTTGTCGGATACTCCCGAGGTCATCGGTTCAACTTCATGGGGAAACACCATCCCGAGAATGGTTACGTGGGTTCGCTTTCTTGATGTGAAAACAAAAAAAGAATTTTATTTGGTCAATACGCACTTCGACCATGTCTCGGAAGAAGCGCGGGAAAAAAGCGCCAGGCTGATCGTGGAACGCGCTCTAGATTTCGATCCCGAACTCCCGATTGTCTTAACGGGCGACTTCAACACCGGACCCAGCACAGCACCGTATGAAACGCTGGTAAACGACGGTTCCTTTGTCGACCTCTGGGAGTCAGCCGACAAGCGCATCGGCGAAGGGCTTGGCACTTTTAACGGTTTCGAGGATGTAACCGGCGGAGGAGCTGAGCAGCGCATCGACTGGATTATGGCGCGCGGATCTGTTACTGCGAAAACGATCGAAATCTCGAATTTTCAACAGCACGGTCAGTTCCCGAGCGATCACTTCCCCGTCGTCGCGGACATCAAAATGAGATAA